In the Euphorbia lathyris chromosome 5, ddEupLath1.1, whole genome shotgun sequence genome, one interval contains:
- the LOC136231125 gene encoding uncharacterized protein At4g13200, chloroplastic — MSGIPTSQSFCFSSLQLNKQTSSCSYGICSVNPSISSLSDIKLKKQLGLRFGTPTKDSNSITFKCNSTTGPGGPGSGDNESKAVLDAFFLGKAVAEAVNERIESAVGEFLSTIGRLQAEQQRQIQDFQEDVLVRAKKAKETAAREAMEAQGIVPKPTSTDAASVTYNAKSATSSPTIVAVTPTTTSSSTPNSSAVPIAQKGPDPAGEGPTFGVSDYE, encoded by the exons ATGAGTGGCATCCCGACTTCCCAATCTTTCTGCTTCTCTTCTCTTCAACTTAACAAACAAACTTCAAGTTGTAGCTATGGTATTTGCTCAGTTAATCCTTCTATCTCGTCTTTATCAGATATAAAGCTCAAAAAACAATTGGGTCTAAGATTTGGAACGCCAACCAAAGACTCCAATTCAATTACCTTCAAATGCAACAGCACCACCGGACCTGGCGGCCCTGGTTCTG GTGATAACGAGAGCAAGGCTGTTCTGGATGCATTTTTCTTGGGAAAGGCGGTAGCAGAAGCAGTTAATGAGCGTATTGAATCTGCAGTTGGGGAATTTCTGAGTACAATTGGCAGACTGCAAGCTGAGCAACAGAGGCAAATACAGGACTTTCAG GAAGATGTGTTGGTAAGGGCAAAAAAAGCTAAGGAAACTGCAGCAAGAGAAGCCATGGAGGCACAAGGAATCGTTCCAAAGCCTACCTCAACGGATGCAGCATCAGTTACTTACAATGCTAAGTCTGCTACTTCATCACCAACCATTGTTGCTGTGACTCCTACTACCACTTCATCATCAACTCCAAATTCATCTGCAGTACCTATTGCTCAGAAAGGTCCTGATCCTGCAGGGGAAGGCCCTACTTTTGGCGTCTCAGATTATGAGTAG